TTCACCATCAGTTACGCCAGATCTTCACGCCGGCTCGCGGACCGCGACCTCGCGCTCAAGTACGTCCGGCGCGGCCTGACGATCTTCGGCTACGGCCTCATCATCACCGCCGTCACCTGGTACTTCCTGCCGTCGGTCTACATCGTCTTCGGCATCCTGCACTTCATCGGGGCGGCGATCGTCCTCGCGCCTCTCTTCGTCCGGCTCGACGCGGAAAAACTCATCGTGGCGAGCATCGCCTTCCTCATTGCCGGGTACGTCACAAACGCCATCACGGGTCCCTGGCCCCTTCTCTGGCTCGGCATCCACCCGGCGTCCTTCACGAGCCTCGATTACGTGCCGCTCCTCCCCTGGTTCGGCCTCGTCCTCGTCGGGATGGCCGTCGGCCGCCTCTACTATCCTGACGGGCGGCGAGGGTTTACGTTCACGATGGCA
This portion of the Methanoculleus caldifontis genome encodes:
- a CDS encoding heparan-alpha-glucosaminide N-acetyltransferase, whose product is MPGERYWEIDAARGVAVVTMITFHAAFDLDFFGVLPLNVSGGFLRMLAYLTASTFIFLVGVSFTISYARSSRRLADRDLALKYVRRGLTIFGYGLIITAVTWYFLPSVYIVFGILHFIGAAIVLAPLFVRLDAEKLIVASIAFLIAGYVTNAITGPWPLLWLGIHPASFTSLDYVPLLPWFGLVLVGMAVGRLYYPDGRRGFTFTMAEPALSQPLSFLGRHSLFIYFLHQPVILLAIAVLAPEAMGLG